Part of the Nocardia farcinica genome, CCACCCCGACCGGTGGCGCGACCTGCACCCCGACGTGATCACCCCCAACGCCGACGAGGCCGCCGCGGTACTCGGGCTTGCCCGCGCCGACACCGGCCGCGACGTCGACGACCGGGTGCGGCTGTTCGACGAGCACCGCGAGGAATTGTTCGCCGCCACCGGCACCAGGGCCGCGGTGGTCACCCTCGACCGGGACGGCAGCGTGCTGCTGACCGGTGACCGGCCCGCGCACCGCACCTGGGCGCAGCCGGTGCCCGACAGCCAGTCCGCGGGCGGGGGCGACACCTTCGTGGCGGCGCTGACGCTGGCACTGCTCGGCGGCCTGCCGCTCACCGCGGCGGTCGAACTCGCCCAGGCCGCCGCCGACGTGGTCGTGCACCGGCCCGGTACGTCGGTGTGCACGCAAACCCAGTTGCGCGAACGGCTCGACCGCGCGGGCGGCGCGGTGCTGTCCCGAGCCGCGTTCGTCGAGGTGGTCCGCCGCCACCGCGCCGAAGGCAGGCGGGTGGTGTTCACCAACGGCTGCTTCGACGTCCTGCACGCGGGCCACATCGCCTACCTCAACGAGGCCAAACGACTGGGCGACGTGCTGGTCGTCGCGGTCAACTCCGACAGCAGCGTGCGCGCGCTCAAGGGCCCGGATCGGCCGGTGAATCCCGACCACGACCGCTGCGCGGTGCTGGCGGCGCTCAGCTGCGTGGACCATGTGACCGTCTTCGAGGAGGACACTCCGGTGGAACTGTTGCGCGCCACCGAACCGGATCTCTACGTCAAGGGCGGCGACTATCGCCCGGAGATGCTGCCGGAGACCCCGGTGGTGCGCGAGTACGGCGGCGAGGTGCGGGTGCTGACCTACCTCGCCGACCACTCCACCTCCGCGGTCATCGAACGCATCCGGTCGCGCGTCACGGCGGGCAGGTGACCCCGGCGGTGATGGAGATCGATGTTCTCGTCCCGACCCGCAATCGCCCGACCGAGCTCGCCACGACCCTGTCCGGCCTTGCCGCCCAGGATTTTCCGGATTTCGGCGTGATCGTCAGCGACCAGTCCGACGACGCGCCCAGCTACGACACGCCCGCGGCCCGGACGATGGCCCGGGTGCTGCGCAGGCACGGACACCCGGTGCGGTTCGGCAGCCACTGCCCACCGCGCGGCATGGCCGAGCATCGCGCCCACCTGCTGGCGCAGTCGCGGGCGCGGTATGTGCTGTTCCTCGACGACGACGTGTGGCTCGAACCCGACACGGTGCGCCGGATGCACGCGTCCATCACCGAATGGGGGTGCGGCCTGGTCGGCTGCGCGGTGCAGGGTTTGTCCTACCTGTCGGATTTCCGCCCGCACGAACTGGAGCCGTTCGAACGGTGGCGCGGGCGGCCCGAACCCGAGCACATCGTGCGCGGCGAACCTGCCTGGGAGCGCTGGCGACTGCACAACGCCGCCAACCCCACGCACCTGGGCGAGGCGGTGGCCACCGAGCCGGGCGCCCGGGTGCCCTACAAGATCGCCTGGGTGGGCGGCTGCGTGCTCTACGACCGCGCGGCGCTGGTGGAGACCGGCGGGTTCGACTTCTGGACCGAGTTGCCCCCGCAGCACAGCGGCGAGGACGTGCTCGCCCAGCTGCGGGTGCTGGCCCGCTACGGCGGCGCCGGGATCCTGCCCAGCGGCGCCGTGCATCTGGAGTCCCCGACCACGGTGCGCGAGCGCCCGGTCGAGGCCTACGAGATCGTGCCGCCGGACTTCTGGCCGGAGCGGGCGGTGCGCGGCGGGCGCTCGGCGCGCCCGTGACGAGCCGACACGAAAGGGGAAACCATGTCCCAGCCATCGGGCGAGCACGCCGGCTACGACCCCGACCGCGACCCGGACGCCGACCCGGAGATGCTGCAACCGGAACGCGTGCGCCCGCAACCGGATCAGGCCGAGGGCGAGGACGACGACGAGGCCGGTTGACCCCCGGCCGCACCCGATTCCGTCCGCACACGACACGGTCACCGCGATCCCGGAGGTTCGCGGTGACCGTCGTTCGTGGATCCGGGCCGTCCGGTCAGCGCATGGCGCCGCGTCGGCCGGTGACGAGGCCGACCAGGAACAGCAGGATCACCGCACCGCCCAGGCAGGTGAAGAAGCTGAACCACAGGCCGCCGCCCTCCACGTCGACGCCCAGCAGCTTCAGCAGGAAACCACCGAGCAGACCGCCGATGACGCCGACCACGATGTTGAGCAGGATGCCCTGCTGAGCGTCGGTCTTCATGATCTTGCTGGCGATCCAGCCCGCCAGACCGCCGATGATGATCCACCCGATGATTCCGAGACCGAGCATGATCTTCTCCCATCCTCGTTGGTACAACCGCACGCCGTTCGACGTGCGCTGCGCAGGAGATACCCCGCATCGCCCGAACCAACCGAGCACCGGAGGGTCATCCCCCGATTTTCCGCCGCCTATTGCGGCATGTGCTGTTCGTGGGTGAACGGCTTGCTGCCGTGCACCGCCGGCTCACCCTGCGGGTTGTCCTGGGGGCCGCGGTTCGCCCGCTCGTCGCTGCCCAGCCACTGCCCCGCCGGGTCCTCGATGTAGCGCCACTGCATGCCTTCCGGCCACGGTCCGCGGCCCTCGTTCCAGGGCCCGCGCGCACTGGCCGACCCGTTGGACATGTTGAAGGCCAGGTTCTGGAACCGGTCGTCGCCGGGCAGCTGTCCGGGCGGGAAGTTCACCGGCAGTTCGTTCAGCGCGGCGGTGAACTGCTGGAAGTGCGCCACCTCCCGGGTCATCAGGAACGACAGCGTGTCCTGCACGCCGGGATCGTCGGTGAACTGCTTGAGATATTCGTAGACGATCTTCGCCCGGGATTCGGCCGCGAGATTGCTGCGCAGATCGACCGACGGTTCCCCGTTGGAATTCACATAGGAACCCGACCACGGCACGCCCGCCGAATTGCCCACATCGGGGCCACCACCACGCAGGGCGAAGAACAGCGGATCGGCGGCGACCTGGTGGATCGCCTCGTCCCGTCCGTCCGAACCGGCCACCGTTGGCATCCAGTCACAGCGCTCGTTGGCCTGCTTCAGATCGTCGTTGAGCCCGTCGAGCAGCATGGTGATCATGGATCCGACGATCTCGAGGTGACTGAACTCCTCGGTCGCGATGTCCATGAACAGGTCGTACATCTTCGGGTGTTTGCGCCGCAGCACGAACGCCTGGCTGAAATACTGCATGGCGGCTTTCAATTCCCCGTTCGCGCCGCCGAACTGCTCCTGCAACAGTGTCGCGAACCGCGGATCCGGCCGGTCCACGCGCACCTCGAACTGTAGGTCTTTGTTGTGGATGAACATCGTTCTCCTCACCGAGCCGTCGGGGTGGATACGACGCGCGCCTACCCGGCGCGTACCGGCGGAAACACCGCGGTTGCCCGGCGATATCCGATCGAAATCCGGCCCGTTCAGCGGGCGGCGGCGCCGGTACCCCATACGTCGGCCGAGCGGGCCTCGGGTTCGCTGTCGAGGCGACGGGTGTCCTGCAGGTAATCCACCCCGTCGAGTTCGCCGGGGTCCACCGCGACCAATCGGCAGGCGGACCGGACGAAATACCGCTGGACGTCCACCAGCGCGAGACGGCCGCCGGGCCGGTACCAGTGGGCCACCCCGGTGCACATCTCGAGAATGGCCAGCCGGCACATCGCCGGGTCGTCGATGTCGAACAGGCCGACCCGCGCGCCGCGTTCGAGCACCTGGCCGAAGAGCATTTCGTATTCGTCGCGCATCCGTTGCAGCTCGCCGCGATTGGCATCGGTGAGCGCGCGCATCTCGTATTCGGCCACCCGCGCGGTCAGTTGATTCACCGCGGTGATGCCGACATGTGCGGCGACCAGGCCGGCCAGTTGCGCCACCGGATCGGCGCTGCGGCGCAGGGCGCGGGTGCCCGCCTCCATGAGTTCGTCCAGGCAGGACCGGATGATCATGGCCAGCAGCGCTTCCTTGCTGCCGACGTAGTGGTACAGCGTCGCCGAGTTGATCCCCGCCTCGGCACCGAGTTCGCGGATTCCGGTCGCGGCGAACCCCTTGGTGGCGAAGAGCGTCACCGCCGCTTGCTGCACACGCCGCAGGTCCATGGCCCTCTTTCGGTCGTCTCCCGATCATGCTAGCACCCGGCCACCCGGCCGACCGATAGCCAATCGATTGATTGGGAACCGTGTTTGGCCTGCACTTATCTTCTGTTCGCTATCAATCGATTGATTGACAAGGTCTTGACTGTGTCCTGAGTCACTGCCTACCCTGCTGCCCAGGCCCGGTTCGTCGACCGGGATCTCAGCTACCGCAGGAGCACTGTCATGCAGGTCGAACTGTCTGCACCGCCGGCCACCGTCGATCGGCCCGCGCTTCGGCGCGTGGCCGGATCGGTGCTCGTCGGCACCACCATCGAGTGGTACGACTTCCAGATCTACGGCGCGTCCGCCGCCGTGGTGTTCGCGCCCTTGTTCTTCTCCGGCGTCGAGCCCTGGCTGGCCACCATCCTGTCGTTCGCCACCTTCGCGGTGGGTTTCGTGGCCCGGCCGCTCGGCGGCATCGTCATGGGACATTTCGGTGACCGGATCGGCCGCAAGAAGATGCTGGTGGTGGCGCTGCTGCTGATGGGCGCCGCAACCTTCGCGGTCGGCCTGCTGCCCACCTCCCAGCAGATCGGCATGTGGGCGCCGGTGTTGCTGGTGGTGCTGCGGCTGATCCAGGGATTCGGGGTCGGCGGCGAGTGGGGCGGCGCGGTGCTCACCGCGGTCGAGTACGCCCCGAAGAACCGCCGCGGCTTCTACGGTTCCATGCCGCAGGTCGGCGTGCCCGCCGGACTGCTGCTGGCCACCGGCGTCATGTTCGGCACGCGCGCGGTGACCGGCGACCAGTTCCTGGTGTGGGGATGGCGGATTCCGTTCCTGCTCAGCATCGTGCTGGTGGCGCTCGGCCTCTACATCCGCGTCGCGCTCGCCGAGACCCCGTCGTTCACGCGGGTGAAGCAGACCGGCGCCGAGGTCGAGGTTCCGCTGGCGGATGCCTTCCGCACCTACCCCCGCCAGATCGTGCTCGCCGCCGGGTCGATGATCAGCACCGGCGCCTACTTCTACATTCTCAACACCTACAGCCTCACCTACGCCGACCAATTCGATCTGCTCTCCGGCAATCTCATGCTGGTCGCCGTCATGGTGTCGGCGGCGGTGGCGGTGATCTTCATTCCCGTCTTCGGCCAGATCTCCGAGCGCTACGGCCGTCGCCGGATCCTGATGGTGGGTATCGGCGGCATGGGCGTGTGGATCTTCGCCGCCTTCGCCGCGATCGATACCGGCAACTTCGCGCTGACCACCGGCGCGCTCGCGGTCGGCGCACTCATGCTCAGCATCTCCTACGGTCCGCAGGCCACCTTCATCGCCGAATTGTTCGACGCCAGGGTCCGCTACAGCGCGTCCTCGATCAGCTTCCAGATCGGGGTGCTGCTCGGCGGCGCGATCGCGCCGATGGTGGCGGCCACGCTCGTCGCCAAGACCGGCACGTCGTTCACCGTGGCGCTGTATATCGCGGTGCTGTCGGCGATTTCGCTGGCGAGTGTCTACTTCGTCCGGGAATCGGATCTGCGCAGGGGCAGCACGGACATGTTCATCGACGACGACGGCGTGTACCGCCCCGTCGCGCAGTGATTTCCGCTCGTTCCACGACGTAAGGACGTTCGTTGATTTCCAAGCCCTTCGAGGATATTCGCGTCGGTGACACCGAGACCACCGCGTGGCGCACGGTGACCGAGGAATATGTCCGCGATTTCGCCGAGTTGACCTGGGATCGGCACCCGCTGCACCTGGATCCGGAGTACGCGCGGCGGACCCGGTTCGGGGAACGGATCGCCCACGGCGCGTTGATGATCGCCACCCTGCTCGGCCTGGTGGAATTGCATCCGGCCTATCTGCAGTGCTTCTACGGCCTCGACGAGGTGCGCTTCCTCGCCCCGACCCGCCTGGGCGACCGCGTGCACGTCGTCTCGGAGGTGGTCGGCATCCGGCCCCGCCCGGACGGCGAAGCCGCCGTGGTCACCTGCCGTGGCTCGCTGATCAACCAGGACGGCACGACGGTGTTCACCGGCCTGTTCTCGCTGCTGGTCGCCGGACGCGCGCACGCCATCGAGCGACAGGAGGTGGCCCGGTGAACGCCGCACCGCGCCATCGGTGGTGGCAGGACCTCGACGCCGAACCGTTCACCTGGCACGTGCCCGACGAGTTCAACATCGCCCACGCCTGCCTGGATGTCCAGCGGCCGGACGACACCGCCCTGATCGTCGACACCGGCGACACCAGCACCCGGCACAGCTTCGGTGAGGTGGCCGCGCTCAGCCGCCGGTTCGCCGCCGCCCTGCGCGAGTTCGGCCTGGCCGCCGGCGACCGGATCGGCGTCATGGTGCCGCAGGGCCTCGAGGTGCTCACCGCACATCTGGGTGCGTTCCGGGCCGGGATGGTCACCGTGCCGCTGTCGGTGAAGTTCGGCGGCGACGCGGTCGCCCATCGGCTGCGCGATTCGGGCGCGCGCGTGCTCGTCGTCGACGCCGACTGCTTCGCCCGCGTCCGCGACGGCCTCACCGACGTCCCGTCGCTCGCCGCGGTCCTGGTCGTCGGCGACGTCCCGGCCGGGCAGGCGATGGTGCGGTCGTTCGCCGAAACACTCACGGCCGCTACCGAAGACACCCACACCGCGGCGACCGGCCCGGACACCCCGGCGATCATCATCTACACCTCGGGCACCACCGGACGCCCCAAGGGCGCCCTGCACGGGCACCGCGTCCTGCTCGCCCACATGCCGGGCGTGCGCACCGCTTTCGAGAACGCGCCGCAGCCCGGCGACGTGTTCTGGACACCGGCGGACTGGGCGTGGATCGGTGGGCTGTTCGACGTCCTGTTCCCCGCCCTGGCCCTGGGCTGCCCCGTGGTCGCCACCCCCGGCGCCTTCACCCCCGACCGCGCCCTCGCGGTCATGCGCGCCCATCGCATCACCGCCGCGTTCCTCCCGCCGACGGCGCTCAAGCAGATGCGCAGCGCCGGTGTCGACCGCGCCGCCGCCACCGGCACGCACCTGCGGGCGCTGGCCAGCGGCGGCGAATCCCTCGGCCAGGCACTGCAACACTGGGTGCACGACACCTTCGGCGCACCCGTCAACGAGTTCTACGGCCAGACCGAGATGAACCTCACCGTCGGCACCGCCCGCACCCGGTGGAGCGCCGAACCCGGCTCGATGGGACGCGCGTTCCCCGGTTTCACCGTGACCGTCCTCGACGACACCGGCGCCCCGGCGCCACCCGGCGAGACCGGCGAAATCTGTGTGGCCGCGGGCAATCCGGGGCAGTTCCTCGGCTATTGGAACCAACCCGGCACGACCGCCGAGAAGGTCCACGACGGCTGGATCCACACCGGCGACCTCGGGCGCGCCGACACCGCGGGCAACCTCTGGTATCAGGGCCGCCTCGACGATGTGATCTCCTCCGCCGGTTACCGCATCGGGCCGGGCGAGATCGAGGAATGCCTGCTCACCCACCCCGCCGTGGCGATGGCGGCCGTCATCGGCGTCCCCGATGATCTGCGCGGTGAAGCCGTGCATGCCTTCGTCGTCCCCACCGACGGCGTCACCGGCACCGACGACCTGCGCCGCGCACTCCAGGACCACGTCAAATCCCGGCTTGCCTTCTACCAGTATCCGCGCCGGATCACCTTCCTCGACGAACTGCCGATGACCACCACCGGGAAGATCCTCCGCCGCGAACTACGGCACCTGGCGGCCGACGGGTGAGCGCGGGCGGCGGCGGTCAGCCCGCGACGGCACGGCTGAGGTGCTCCCACTCGCGGTAGCCGGCCGCCCGGTCCCGCAGGTTCTGCTGGACCAGGTCGAAGGAATCGGACCCGACGATCAGCCGCCGCGGCGGATTCGGCAGGTCCACCAGCCGCAGCAGGACGGGTGCGGCGGTCTCCGGCGCGGGGCCGGCGTCGTCGCCCCACATCTCGGTGAGTTCGTCGCGCAGCCGCTGATACCGCGGGTCGGGGGTGGTGGCGGTGGTGCCCAGGGTGAACAGGCCGGTGTCGTAGCCGCCCATCTGGACGATGGTGACCTGCACGCCGAACTGTTCGGCCTCCATCGCCACGGCCTCGCTCACCGAGTCCAGCGCCGACTTACCGGCCGCGTACAGCCCGACCATCGGGAAACCGCCGCCGGTGCCCATCGTGGTGATCTGCAGCAGCCGCCCGCCGCCCTGGTTCCGCAGGTGGGGCAGCACCGCCTGGGTCACCCAGAGCGCCCCGAACAGGTTGACGTCGAAGTGGGCCCTGATCTGTTCCTCCGTCGCCTCCTCCACCATGCCCAGCAGCATGGCCCCGGCGTTGTTGACCACGATGTCGAGCCGTCCGACGCGTGCGACGGTCCGCTCGACCGCCGCGAAGACGGCCGCGCGGTCGGTGACGTCGAGCGCGAGCGGGACCAGCCGGTCGGGATACTCCGCGGCGAGATCGGCGAGCGGTGCGACATCGCGCGCCGCGCCGACCACCCGATCACCCGCCCGCAGCGCCGCTTCCGTGAACGCCCGGCCCAGGCCTCGCGACGCGCCCGTGATGAACCAGATGCGGCTCATGGCCCCACCTCCTTCTACTCGCTTCCGGTAACGAGACAAGACGTTACGTCTCGTCTCGCTGGAAGTCAAGACGGACCGTGCCGTCTCGCCCGACGGGTACGATGCAGGCATGGTCAAACAGCCCGATCCCACCCGCCGCAGCGAGCGGTCCCGGCAGGCGATCCTCACCGCGGCGCGCGAACTCGTCGCCGAGACGGGATACGCCAAACTCTCCATCGAGGCCATCGCCGCACGCGCCGGGGTCGGCAAACAGACGATCTACCGCTGGTGGCCCTCGAAGGGCGCGGTGGTCCTGGACGCCGTGCTGGCGTTGAGCCGCAGCGGTCCCGAGCAGAGCATGGCGCTGCCCGACACCGGCGATCTGGCGGCCGACCTCAGAACGGTCATGCGGGCCACGGTGGCCGAATTCGCCGATCCGGCCTTCGAGAAGCCGATCCGGGCGCTCAACCGCGAGATCATCGACGACCCCGACCTCGCCGCCCGCTACCGCGAGACATTGGCGGACCCGGTGGACGAGGCCAAGAAGGCCCGGCTGCGCAGCGCCCAGCGCGCCGGTCAGCTCGCCGCCGACGTCGACCTCGACCTGGCCCTGGAACTGCTCTACGCGCCGCTGTATCAGCGCTGGCTGCTGCGCACAGGCCCGCTCACCCCGGACTACGCCGACGCCCTGGTGGACGCCTTTCTCAAAGCCATGCGCCCGGACGCCGGCTGACGAGGGTCAGAACCCGAGCAGCTGGCGCATCGACCCGGCGATGATCCCGGACCCGAGCGCGTCGAGCGCCTCGGGCGCCAGCAGCGTGGCGGGGACGGCCCGGATGTCGCACCCGCTCGGCACCGCGGAGTCGTGCGCGCGCTGTTCCAGCCAGGCGAGCGCACCCGGTGCGCCCAGCCCCCATTCGACCGTGTGCGCCGACACCGGCATCGGCAGTTGCTCCTGGCGGAAGGTGACGGCGGTGCCCGCGCGGCAGTAGGCGTCGACCAGCGCGCCCACCCCGTCGATGGTGCTGATGTCGTCGCCGACGGCGTTGTAGACATACAGCGGCGCGGTGGGCGCCGCCGACCCGAGTTCGGCGGCGTCGACGGCGGCGCTGATCACCGGATCGGCGAAGACCTCGGCCAGTGGCACCGTGAGGTGCGCGGACGCGTCGAAGCCGAGATTGGCGAGCAGGTTCTGCGGTGTGCAGTGGGCCGCGGCGGCGCGCACCTTCTCCTGCCCCGCGGGCGTGAGATACCGGTTCAGCGCGGCGGCGAACTCGGCCGAACCCTCGGCCATGCCCATCAACGCGACGGGCAACAGCGCGCCGTCGACGGGTTTGCCGTTCGCCGTGGCGATCCCGGCGCGGAAGTCGCCGACCGGTGCGCCCAGCGCCGCACCGGCCAGGGTCAGCTCCGGTGCGTAGCCCGGCTGCTCCTGCGCCGCCCATCCGGTGGCGATGCCGCCGCCGGAGTATCCCCACAGCAGCGCGCGGGTGTCGGGGCCGGGCAGGCCCGTCGGACCGAACGCGGCGGTGGCGCGGATGCCGTCGAGAACGACATAGCCGGGTTCGCGCGCGGCGAGGAAGTGGTTGTCCACACCGCCGTAGTCGGGCACCGACACCACCCAGCCGCGCGCGAGCGCCGCGGCCACCAACGGCGTCTCCGCCGCCATCGTGGTGAGCGTGACCGGCCCCGGCCGGCCCGGATCGAGCCACGGCACCGCGCCCCGCTGCAGGGCCTGCGACGGCACGCAGTGCGGCGCAACGGCATCGGTCATGTTCTGGAACGACAGCAGCGCGGCCGGGGGTCCCCCGTGCCGGGGTTTCAGCACCGTCGTGACCGCGCTGTACGGGCTGCCGTCGGCCCGCGTCGTCCGGTACAGCACCTGCCACCCGTCGACCTGCATCGCGACGGCCTGGAAGAACCCGACATCGATCGCGCGGGTCCGCAGAATCGTGCCCGGCGCCGTCGCCTCGTACCCCGGCGGCGGGGCGTAGAAGGGATCCGCGAGATTCGGCGCGGCCCCCGCCGACACCGGGAACACCGTGCACACCAGGGCGATCGCCGCGGCGACCAGCACGGTCGAGCGCACCAGGTACGCGGGGCGGCGGCGACCGAGACGTGCGGGCATACGCGATTCCCTTCGAGCGGCGACGAGGGAACTATAACAAGTTCCAATTCCGCGGCCTGGCTTTTGCTTCCCTCGCGGAATCGCGGTTTTTCCTGGGCCGGAGGAATTCACACCACCGGTCGGGAGCGGGGTGGGCGGGCGAGGACGGACACGCCCGCGGCGAGGACGCAGAGGGCGGCGCCGGCCAGCCAGGCGTAGGTGTAGCTGCCGAAGCGATCGCGGATCACGCCCGCGCCGAACGCGGCTGCGGCGGCGCCGAGTTGGTGCGAGGCGAAGACCCAGCCGAAGACGATGGTGCCGCGGTCGCCGAAGATGTCGCGGCACAGGGCCGCGGTGGGCGGCACGGTGGCGACCCAGTCGAGGCCGTAGAGGACGACGAACAGGATCATGCTGGGGTGCACGTGCTGGGCGAGCAACAGCGGCAGCACGAGCAGGCCGAGGCCGCGGAAGCCGTAGTAGCCCACCAGGAGTGCGCGCGGGTCGAACTTGTCGGTGAGCCAGCCGGAGGCGATGGTGCCCGCGATGTCGAACACCCCGACGGCGGCGAGCAACCCGGCGGCGGTGGTGGCGGGCATGCCGTGGTCGTGGGCCGACGGGATGAAGTGGATGCCGACCAGACCGTTGGTGGTCGCGCCGCAGATCGCGAACGCGAGGGCCAGTGCCCAGAAGGCGCGGTGCCGGGCGGCGAAGACCAAGCCGTCGATCGCCCGCCGGACCGCGCCGCCGCCGGTGCGGGGCGCGGCGACGTGGGTGCCCGGATCGGCGCCGTAGGGTGCGACGCCACGGTCGTCGGGGTGATCGCGCAGCACCCACCACACGAGCGGGGCGACGACCAGCGCCGCGCCACCGATCACCAGCGAGGCCGGCCGCCAGCCGACACGATCGGCGAGCGCGGCGACGGGCGGCAGGATGACCAGCTGGCCGGTGGCGGCGCCCGCGGTGAGCACGCCCATGACCAGCCCGCGGCGGCGCACGAACCAGCGGTTGGCGATGGTCGCGGCGAACACCAGCGCCATCGCGCCGGTGCCGGTGCCGATCAGCAGCCCCCAGCACACCAGCAGCTGCCAGGAGGCGGTCATGAACACGCTGCCGCCCGCGCCGAGCGCCACCAGCAGCAGCGCCGCCGAGACGACCTGCCGGATGCCGAACCGGTCCATCAACGCCGCGGCGAACGGGGCGACCAGCCCGTAGAGCACCAGGTTGATGCTCACCGCCAGCGACATCACGCTCATCGACCAGCCGAATTCGTGATGCAACGGCACCATCAGCGCGCCGGGTGCGCCGCGGAACCCCGCCGCGCCGAGCAGCGCGAGGAACGCGACGGCGGCCACCCACCAGGCCGGGTGGACCCGTGGGCGGCGGGGCGCGCCGACGGGCGCGGAAGTACGCAGCGACATCCCGGTGACTCTCTGGACGAAGATGGCTTTCTCGAAAGAAGTTATCGCGACGTGATCGGCGTCTTCGGAGGCGGTGTGCCGACGGCTCACGACCCGGGGCGAACGGCACAGCCACCGACGTGCCGGGTCCCCGGGGAGTGCCGGCCCGGCGCCGCGCACGCCCGGCGCATACTCGGGACGTGCTGAACGACCAGAGCCGCAGAACAGCGGTGTACCCGGACACCGCGCTCGACGATCCGGTGGGCGCATCCCTGCGCGGGCGGCACGCGCACCTGGCCCGGCGGTGCGGAGGTGCGCTCACCTACCGGGCGGAGGTGGCGACCTTCGCCAGCGTCGGCCTCGACCCCGACCCGGGGCGATGGGACGAGCTGGCGCGGCTGCTGGGCCGCGGCGAGCTCGCGGACATGTTCAGCTGCCCGGCCCTGCCGCCCGACGGCTGGGACCCGGTCTTCACGCTCGACGGACGTCAGATGGTTCACGCCGGTGGCCGGGAGACCGGTCCGCCCCCCGCCGGGATGGTCGAGCTGGGCGCCGCCGACGTGCCCGAGATGCTCGACCTCGTCGCGCGCACGCAACCGGGCCCGTTCCGCCCGCGCACCCACGAACTCGGCACCTACCTCGGTGTGCGCGTCGACGGCGAGCTGGTGGCGATG contains:
- the rfaE2 gene encoding D-glycero-beta-D-manno-heptose 1-phosphate adenylyltransferase, with amino-acid sequence MRVDGGTEETGTDSSLGPEAAERITGGEATVVVLGDAVLDVWKWGRCERLCREAPVPVVDVHRDSAVPGGAGNTAANLAALGARTRLVGLVGADAEGAALRAALERDGVDASRLHAVPGRATPAKIRILADDQILLRYDEGDTGRATPTDLDAVAELLDEALVDADALVVCDYDGALGDALCPVLARRRASLPLVVLDTHHPDRWRDLHPDVITPNADEAAAVLGLARADTGRDVDDRVRLFDEHREELFAATGTRAAVVTLDRDGSVLLTGDRPAHRTWAQPVPDSQSAGGGDTFVAALTLALLGGLPLTAAVELAQAAADVVVHRPGTSVCTQTQLRERLDRAGGAVLSRAAFVEVVRRHRAEGRRVVFTNGCFDVLHAGHIAYLNEAKRLGDVLVVAVNSDSSVRALKGPDRPVNPDHDRCAVLAALSCVDHVTVFEEDTPVELLRATEPDLYVKGGDYRPEMLPETPVVREYGGEVRVLTYLADHSTSAVIERIRSRVTAGR
- a CDS encoding glycosyltransferase family A protein, coding for MEIDVLVPTRNRPTELATTLSGLAAQDFPDFGVIVSDQSDDAPSYDTPAARTMARVLRRHGHPVRFGSHCPPRGMAEHRAHLLAQSRARYVLFLDDDVWLEPDTVRRMHASITEWGCGLVGCAVQGLSYLSDFRPHELEPFERWRGRPEPEHIVRGEPAWERWRLHNAANPTHLGEAVATEPGARVPYKIAWVGGCVLYDRAALVETGGFDFWTELPPQHSGEDVLAQLRVLARYGGAGILPSGAVHLESPTTVRERPVEAYEIVPPDFWPERAVRGGRSARP
- a CDS encoding GlsB/YeaQ/YmgE family stress response membrane protein, which gives rise to MLGLGIIGWIIIGGLAGWIASKIMKTDAQQGILLNIVVGVIGGLLGGFLLKLLGVDVEGGGLWFSFFTCLGGAVILLFLVGLVTGRRGAMR
- a CDS encoding manganese catalase family protein; its protein translation is MFIHNKDLQFEVRVDRPDPRFATLLQEQFGGANGELKAAMQYFSQAFVLRRKHPKMYDLFMDIATEEFSHLEIVGSMITMLLDGLNDDLKQANERCDWMPTVAGSDGRDEAIHQVAADPLFFALRGGGPDVGNSAGVPWSGSYVNSNGEPSVDLRSNLAAESRAKIVYEYLKQFTDDPGVQDTLSFLMTREVAHFQQFTAALNELPVNFPPGQLPGDDRFQNLAFNMSNGSASARGPWNEGRGPWPEGMQWRYIEDPAGQWLGSDERANRGPQDNPQGEPAVHGSKPFTHEQHMPQ
- a CDS encoding TetR/AcrR family transcriptional regulator translates to MDLRRVQQAAVTLFATKGFAATGIRELGAEAGINSATLYHYVGSKEALLAMIIRSCLDELMEAGTRALRRSADPVAQLAGLVAAHVGITAVNQLTARVAEYEMRALTDANRGELQRMRDEYEMLFGQVLERGARVGLFDIDDPAMCRLAILEMCTGVAHWYRPGGRLALVDVQRYFVRSACRLVAVDPGELDGVDYLQDTRRLDSEPEARSADVWGTGAAAR
- a CDS encoding MFS transporter, which produces MQVELSAPPATVDRPALRRVAGSVLVGTTIEWYDFQIYGASAAVVFAPLFFSGVEPWLATILSFATFAVGFVARPLGGIVMGHFGDRIGRKKMLVVALLLMGAATFAVGLLPTSQQIGMWAPVLLVVLRLIQGFGVGGEWGGAVLTAVEYAPKNRRGFYGSMPQVGVPAGLLLATGVMFGTRAVTGDQFLVWGWRIPFLLSIVLVALGLYIRVALAETPSFTRVKQTGAEVEVPLADAFRTYPRQIVLAAGSMISTGAYFYILNTYSLTYADQFDLLSGNLMLVAVMVSAAVAVIFIPVFGQISERYGRRRILMVGIGGMGVWIFAAFAAIDTGNFALTTGALAVGALMLSISYGPQATFIAELFDARVRYSASSISFQIGVLLGGAIAPMVAATLVAKTGTSFTVALYIAVLSAISLASVYFVRESDLRRGSTDMFIDDDGVYRPVAQ
- a CDS encoding MaoC family dehydratase, whose product is MISKPFEDIRVGDTETTAWRTVTEEYVRDFAELTWDRHPLHLDPEYARRTRFGERIAHGALMIATLLGLVELHPAYLQCFYGLDEVRFLAPTRLGDRVHVVSEVVGIRPRPDGEAAVVTCRGSLINQDGTTVFTGLFSLLVAGRAHAIERQEVAR
- a CDS encoding AMP-binding protein, producing the protein MNAAPRHRWWQDLDAEPFTWHVPDEFNIAHACLDVQRPDDTALIVDTGDTSTRHSFGEVAALSRRFAAALREFGLAAGDRIGVMVPQGLEVLTAHLGAFRAGMVTVPLSVKFGGDAVAHRLRDSGARVLVVDADCFARVRDGLTDVPSLAAVLVVGDVPAGQAMVRSFAETLTAATEDTHTAATGPDTPAIIIYTSGTTGRPKGALHGHRVLLAHMPGVRTAFENAPQPGDVFWTPADWAWIGGLFDVLFPALALGCPVVATPGAFTPDRALAVMRAHRITAAFLPPTALKQMRSAGVDRAAATGTHLRALASGGESLGQALQHWVHDTFGAPVNEFYGQTEMNLTVGTARTRWSAEPGSMGRAFPGFTVTVLDDTGAPAPPGETGEICVAAGNPGQFLGYWNQPGTTAEKVHDGWIHTGDLGRADTAGNLWYQGRLDDVISSAGYRIGPGEIEECLLTHPAVAMAAVIGVPDDLRGEAVHAFVVPTDGVTGTDDLRRALQDHVKSRLAFYQYPRRITFLDELPMTTTGKILRRELRHLAADG